One window from the genome of Streptomyces sp. NBC_01476 encodes:
- a CDS encoding cytochrome P450 family protein, with protein MDRESGMPALFTWEFATDPYPAYAWLREHAPVRWTELPSGVNAWLVTRYGDAREALADARLSKNPVHHVGESRGKTGIPGERSADLMTHLLNIDPPDHTRLRRLVSKAFTPRRVAEFAPRVAELTDRFIDGFAGRGEADLIHEFAFPLPIYAICDLLGVPAEDQDDFRDWAGMMIRHGKGPRGGVARSVKRMRAYLVELIHRKRAGLDSAPGDDLISGLIRASDHGEHLTGNEVAAMAFILLFAGFETTVNLIGNGVHTLLRHPAERHALQESLARGESALLETAVEELLRYDGPVEMATWRYATEPLSIGGQAVAAGDPVLVVLAAADRDPARFGGPDTLDLARRDNPHLGYGHGIHYCLGAPLARLEARTALARLLTRLPDLRSGADPAELRWRGGLIMRGLRTLPVEFTAQSPSGPTR; from the coding sequence ATGGACCGTGAATCCGGCATGCCCGCCCTCTTCACCTGGGAGTTCGCCACCGACCCCTATCCGGCGTACGCGTGGCTGCGGGAGCACGCGCCGGTGCGCTGGACCGAGTTGCCCAGCGGGGTGAACGCCTGGCTGGTGACGCGGTACGGCGACGCGCGGGAGGCGCTGGCGGACGCCCGGCTGAGCAAGAACCCGGTGCACCACGTGGGGGAGTCGCGGGGGAAGACCGGGATCCCCGGGGAGCGCAGCGCCGATCTGATGACGCATCTGCTGAACATCGACCCGCCGGACCACACCCGGCTGCGGCGGCTGGTGTCGAAGGCGTTCACCCCGCGGCGGGTGGCCGAGTTCGCCCCGCGGGTGGCGGAGCTGACGGACCGTTTCATCGACGGCTTCGCCGGGCGCGGGGAGGCCGACCTGATCCACGAGTTCGCCTTCCCGCTGCCGATCTACGCGATCTGCGACCTGCTGGGGGTGCCCGCGGAGGACCAGGACGACTTCCGGGACTGGGCCGGGATGATGATCCGGCACGGGAAGGGGCCGCGGGGCGGTGTGGCCCGTTCGGTGAAGCGGATGCGGGCCTATCTGGTCGAGTTGATCCACCGCAAGCGCGCCGGACTCGACTCCGCTCCCGGCGACGACCTGATCTCCGGTCTGATCCGGGCCAGCGACCACGGCGAGCACCTCACCGGGAACGAAGTCGCCGCGATGGCCTTCATCCTGCTCTTCGCCGGCTTCGAGACGACGGTGAATCTGATCGGCAACGGCGTGCACACCCTGCTGCGGCATCCCGCCGAGCGGCACGCGCTCCAGGAGTCGCTGGCCCGCGGTGAGAGCGCCCTGCTGGAGACCGCCGTGGAGGAACTGCTGCGCTACGACGGCCCGGTCGAGATGGCCACCTGGCGCTACGCCACCGAGCCGCTGTCCATCGGCGGCCAGGCCGTGGCGGCCGGCGACCCGGTCCTGGTGGTGCTCGCCGCCGCCGACCGCGACCCGGCCCGGTTCGGCGGCCCCGACACCCTGGACCTGGCCCGCCGGGACAACCCGCACCTCGGTTACGGGCACGGCATCCACTACTGCCTCGGCGCCCCGCTGGCCCGGCTGGAGGCAAGAACGGCGCTGGCCCGTCTGCTCACCCGGCTGCCCGATCTGCGCTCCGGCGCCGACCCGGCGGAACTGCGCTGGCGCGGCGGCCTGATCATGCGCGGACTGCGGACGCTTCCGGTGGAGTTCACCGCGCAGTCACCTTCCGGTCCCACCAGGTGA
- a CDS encoding endonuclease V, giving the protein MRVDVPHAWPAGEAEALALQDRLRPLADHRGPGPAAPRTVAGLDVAYAGDGSGTGDLVAAAVVVIDTATLAVVECATATATTTFPYLPGLFAFRELPVLVEALRALRTTPELLLCDGHGLAHPRRFGLACHLGVLTGLPTAGVAKTPFTGRHDPAALADARGSWAGLTDNGETVGRALRTQSGVNPVYVSTGHLIDLPTATAHVLSLAPAYRLPETTRLADRLSREALAAAV; this is encoded by the coding sequence ATGCGCGTGGACGTACCGCACGCCTGGCCGGCCGGCGAGGCCGAGGCGCTCGCCCTCCAGGACCGGCTGCGCCCACTGGCCGACCACCGGGGCCCCGGTCCGGCCGCGCCCCGCACCGTCGCCGGGCTCGACGTCGCCTACGCGGGCGACGGAAGCGGCACCGGCGATCTCGTGGCGGCCGCGGTCGTGGTCATCGACACGGCCACCCTCGCCGTGGTCGAGTGTGCCACTGCCACCGCGACCACCACCTTCCCGTATCTCCCCGGCCTCTTCGCCTTCCGCGAACTCCCCGTCCTCGTCGAGGCGCTGCGGGCTCTGCGCACCACGCCGGAACTGCTGCTCTGCGACGGTCACGGCCTCGCCCACCCGCGTCGCTTCGGGCTCGCCTGCCACCTCGGCGTGCTCACCGGCCTGCCCACCGCAGGCGTCGCCAAGACCCCTTTCACCGGGCGCCACGATCCGGCCGCCCTCGCGGACGCACGCGGGTCCTGGGCCGGTCTGACCGACAACGGTGAGACCGTCGGCCGCGCGCTGCGTACCCAAAGCGGCGTCAACCCCGTCTATGTCTCCACCGGCCACCTCATCGATCTGCCCACGGCCACCGCCCATGTCCTCTCCCTCGCCCCCGCCTACCGCCTGCCCGAGACCACCCGCCTGGCCGACCGCCTCTCCCGCGAGGCCCTGGCCGCCGCGGTCTGA
- a CDS encoding nucleoside triphosphate pyrophosphohydrolase — MKHVETAATSAATPDGDTTPAPGRLVLLTTSHRVAPGQLSWPAWQVLHDADRVVCPDPEHPHLPYLREAGVAVETADPGGQELVDATAGGRTVVYLPPSGGAAPAVTDELARLGGSGRVAMPDLELLPGSYDLPGARLLDLVQVMDRIRAECPWSSLRTHEELAKYGIEEMYELVEAIEEGDREAIREELGDVLLQVVFHAAIAEGHPEEPFGIDDVAAGLVAKLVHRHPHIYGDEVAETPEQVQENWLRLKGVEKARESVTDGVPPASPALALAAKLASRARGAGLPLPVTPPAPLYDDEAHLGDHLLAEAAAAQAAGIDPEAALRHAARRYRAAIRAAEAERRGAPAGDPTPTDHSSAAEGQAAQEQEGQEEQGER, encoded by the coding sequence GTGAAGCACGTAGAGACCGCCGCCACCTCAGCCGCCACCCCGGACGGCGACACCACCCCCGCGCCGGGCCGCCTGGTGCTGCTCACCACCAGCCACCGGGTCGCCCCCGGTCAGCTCTCCTGGCCGGCCTGGCAGGTGCTGCACGACGCGGACCGGGTGGTGTGCCCCGACCCGGAGCACCCGCACCTGCCGTATCTGCGGGAGGCCGGCGTCGCGGTGGAGACCGCGGACCCCGGCGGCCAGGAACTGGTGGACGCGACCGCCGGCGGCCGCACGGTGGTCTATCTGCCGCCGTCGGGCGGCGCGGCCCCCGCCGTCACCGACGAGCTGGCCCGGCTCGGCGGCTCGGGGCGGGTCGCGATGCCCGACCTGGAGCTGCTGCCCGGCTCGTACGACCTGCCGGGCGCCCGCCTGCTCGACCTGGTCCAGGTGATGGACCGGATCAGGGCCGAATGCCCGTGGAGCAGCCTGCGCACCCACGAGGAGCTGGCCAAGTACGGCATCGAGGAGATGTACGAACTGGTCGAGGCGATCGAGGAGGGTGACCGGGAGGCGATCCGCGAGGAGCTGGGGGACGTCCTGCTCCAGGTCGTCTTCCACGCCGCGATCGCCGAGGGCCACCCCGAGGAGCCGTTCGGGATCGACGACGTGGCCGCCGGGCTCGTCGCCAAGCTCGTCCACCGCCACCCGCACATCTACGGGGACGAGGTGGCCGAGACTCCCGAGCAGGTGCAGGAGAACTGGCTGCGGCTCAAGGGCGTGGAGAAGGCCCGGGAGTCGGTCACCGACGGCGTCCCGCCCGCCTCTCCCGCGCTCGCCCTGGCCGCCAAGCTCGCGTCCCGCGCCCGGGGCGCCGGCCTGCCGCTGCCGGTCACCCCGCCGGCGCCGCTGTACGACGACGAAGCGCACCTCGGCGACCACCTGCTGGCCGAAGCCGCCGCCGCCCAGGCCGCGGGCATCGACCCCGAGGCGGCCCTGCGGCACGCGGCCCGCCGCTACCGGGCGGCGATACGGGCGGCGGAGGCGGAGCGGCGCGGCGCCCCGGCCGGCGACCCCACCCCGACGGACCACAGCAGCGCGGCAGAAGGACAGGCGGCGCAAGAACAAGAGGGACAAGAAGAGCAAGGGGAGCGGTAG
- a CDS encoding SurA N-terminal domain-containing protein: MVRRRTAVSVAALGLLLASPALTACGSGPAHAGAAAVVGDQRITVSSLQSEVNELRTAVAKSPQGQQLLDSAGDLSTQMLDRLVEDQVLAQALTDKHITVSDSEVQRDRQAALDQFNGNEAQLDSTLLTQYGVASGDIDHFFYRDVASSKLVQSLGYQPGSDGGITALTQTLAKTGTSVGVHINPRYGTWDAKKATIGAGNDPWVVNKTPIAAAATADGGDAAATAS; this comes from the coding sequence ATGGTCCGCCGCCGTACCGCCGTCTCCGTCGCCGCCCTCGGGCTGCTGCTCGCCTCCCCGGCCCTCACCGCGTGCGGCTCGGGACCGGCCCACGCGGGCGCCGCGGCGGTGGTCGGCGACCAGCGGATCACCGTCTCCTCGCTGCAGTCGGAGGTCAACGAGCTGCGTACCGCGGTGGCGAAGTCCCCGCAGGGACAGCAGTTGCTGGACTCGGCCGGCGATCTCTCCACGCAGATGCTGGACCGGCTGGTGGAGGACCAGGTACTCGCCCAGGCGCTCACCGACAAGCACATCACGGTCAGCGACAGCGAGGTGCAGCGCGACCGGCAGGCGGCGCTCGACCAGTTCAACGGGAACGAGGCCCAGCTGGACAGCACGCTGCTCACCCAGTACGGCGTGGCGTCCGGCGACATCGACCACTTCTTCTACCGGGACGTGGCCTCCAGCAAGCTCGTGCAGAGCCTCGGCTACCAGCCCGGCAGCGACGGCGGCATCACCGCCCTCACCCAGACCCTCGCCAAGACCGGCACCTCGGTCGGCGTGCACATCAACCCGCGGTACGGCACCTGGGACGCCAAGAAGGCGACCATCGGCGCCGGCAACGACCCGTGGGTGGTCAACAAGACGCCGATCGCGGCCGCCGCCACCGCCGACGGGGGCGACGCCGCCGCCACCGCCTCCTGA
- a CDS encoding MFS transporter has translation MIRSAIATSVRSQRRARSAAIASFRPRAEGASPTWTTLRRDTTEGVRWLWRHRLLRRLCLVAGMSMLVDGGLIAILVLYARQLLGLGSLGFGLLVACFALGGVAGAMAAPALTARFGAARILKLTVVGSALAVAAAGGAGSGVTAGLFVAGYGAVNLAWTVTAVSLRQSLVPPELLGRVAMAYQMVTGGGTALGAAAAGFTARTFGLRAPFYAGGLVLAAAALISTRPTGRAAPVAGSATRSTGPSQGPASAPAGDTEAR, from the coding sequence GTGATCCGCTCGGCGATCGCCACGTCCGTCCGCAGCCAGCGGCGGGCAAGGTCGGCAGCGATCGCCTCCTTCCGGCCGCGCGCCGAAGGGGCCTCCCCCACCTGGACGACGCTGCGCCGCGACACCACCGAGGGTGTCCGCTGGCTCTGGCGGCACCGGCTGCTGCGCCGGCTCTGCCTGGTGGCCGGGATGAGCATGCTGGTCGACGGGGGGCTGATCGCCATCCTGGTGCTCTACGCCCGGCAGCTCCTCGGCCTGGGCAGCCTGGGCTTCGGTCTGCTGGTGGCGTGCTTCGCGCTCGGCGGGGTGGCGGGAGCGATGGCGGCCCCGGCGCTGACCGCGCGCTTCGGCGCCGCCCGGATCCTGAAGCTGACCGTCGTGGGATCGGCCCTGGCCGTCGCTGCCGCGGGCGGCGCGGGCTCGGGTGTCACGGCGGGTCTGTTCGTCGCCGGCTACGGGGCGGTGAATCTGGCCTGGACCGTCACCGCGGTGTCCCTGCGCCAGTCCCTGGTCCCGCCCGAACTGCTCGGCCGGGTCGCCATGGCCTACCAGATGGTGACCGGCGGCGGCACCGCGCTGGGTGCCGCCGCGGCCGGTTTCACGGCCCGCACGTTCGGGCTGCGGGCCCCTTTCTACGCCGGGGGCCTCGTCCTCGCCGCCGCCGCACTGATCAGCACCCGGCCCACCGGGCGGGCCGCCCCGGTCGCCGGGTCGGCGACGCGGTCCACCGGACCGTCCCAGGGCCCCGCGTCCGCGCCCGCGGGCGACACCGAGGCCCGCTGA
- a CDS encoding HNH endonuclease family protein — MDTRISRSLACAAVLTAVLGVAGCKDTTIGVEGPGSGGPTSAGSGPVVSNGRAVSPLDNPDGTKTGLAAITSAADKAKARTLINKVATKGRGPKTGYARDKFGSAWMDSAPDVAFARNGCDTRNDVLKRDGDDIKYRSGSTCVLMSMTLDDPYTGKVIHWTKAKATAVQIDHVMPLSYDWQMGAAHWSKDKREEIANDPLNLIPVDGPSNGAKSDSGAASWLPPNKQIRCSYAVRIAQVSLKYELPVTTADKQAMLAQCGG, encoded by the coding sequence ATGGACACACGGATATCCAGATCCCTCGCCTGCGCAGCGGTGCTCACCGCGGTGCTCGGCGTCGCGGGCTGCAAGGACACCACGATCGGCGTCGAGGGACCGGGCAGCGGCGGCCCGACCAGCGCCGGCAGCGGCCCCGTAGTGAGCAACGGCCGGGCGGTCAGCCCGCTGGACAACCCCGACGGCACCAAGACCGGCCTGGCCGCCATCACCTCGGCCGCGGACAAGGCGAAGGCGCGCACCCTGATCAACAAGGTGGCGACCAAAGGGCGGGGCCCCAAGACGGGTTACGCACGGGACAAGTTCGGCTCCGCCTGGATGGACTCCGCACCCGACGTGGCCTTCGCGCGCAACGGCTGCGACACCCGTAACGACGTCCTGAAGCGGGACGGCGACGACATCAAGTACCGGTCCGGTTCGACGTGCGTGCTGATGTCCATGACGCTGGACGACCCCTACACCGGCAAGGTCATCCACTGGACCAAGGCCAAGGCCACCGCTGTGCAGATCGACCATGTGATGCCGCTGTCGTACGACTGGCAGATGGGCGCCGCGCACTGGAGCAAGGACAAGCGCGAGGAGATCGCCAACGACCCGCTCAACCTGATCCCGGTGGACGGCCCCTCCAACGGTGCCAAGAGCGATTCGGGAGCGGCGAGCTGGCTGCCGCCGAACAAGCAGATCCGGTGCTCGTACGCGGTACGGATCGCGCAGGTGTCGCTCAAGTACGAGCTGCCGGTGACCACTGCGGACAAGCAGGCGATGCTCGCCCAGTGCGGTGGCTGA
- a CDS encoding serine/threonine-protein kinase, producing the protein MIGRLIAGRYELASVIGQGGMGQVWTAYDRRLDRRVAVKLLRPDRVAAGEDATELRRRFDRECRVTAQVDHPGLVTVHDAGGDGDELYLVMQYVEGADLGDHLAEHDPYPWPWAVSVAAQLCGVLSAVHAVPIVHRDLKPRNVMVKPDGTLTVLDLGVASVMDTDTTRLTHTGSPIGSPAYMAPEQAMGGAVGPRTDLYALGVLLHELLSGHVPFEGSTALGVLHRHLYEAPLPLRQVRPEVPERLESLVLRLLAKDPQARPSGAQEVFRELAALLPAAGTGQPRLGPMDPTRPFLRPHAPWPDRPAPPAANPAPPPAAAPKGADLAAAVDEVKRLLDAGRITQAVDMLGGIIPAAARQHGEGSPVLRALRKQYAATLMEDGQYRRALPELRRLSEEFAAQYGGADRQALQFRYEAAQCLEQLGDTNAALGEYRILLPYFERYAGTGPAVPLDIRRRIGHLLLSAGDRAGAREVLTRLLYDAERVHGPHHPFPTEIRRTLSWLGRVQG; encoded by the coding sequence GTGATCGGTCGGCTCATAGCCGGTCGGTACGAGCTGGCGAGTGTCATCGGGCAAGGCGGTATGGGCCAGGTGTGGACCGCCTACGACCGGCGGCTGGACCGCAGGGTCGCGGTGAAGCTGCTGCGGCCCGACCGGGTGGCGGCAGGCGAGGACGCCACCGAGCTGCGGCGGCGGTTCGACCGGGAGTGCCGGGTCACCGCGCAGGTGGACCACCCCGGGCTGGTCACCGTGCACGACGCCGGCGGGGACGGCGACGAGCTCTACCTGGTGATGCAGTACGTGGAGGGCGCCGACCTCGGCGACCACCTCGCTGAGCACGACCCCTACCCCTGGCCGTGGGCGGTGTCGGTGGCCGCGCAGCTCTGCGGGGTGCTCTCCGCCGTGCACGCGGTGCCGATCGTCCACCGGGACCTCAAGCCGCGCAATGTGATGGTGAAGCCGGACGGCACCCTCACCGTGCTCGACCTGGGCGTGGCGTCCGTGATGGACACCGACACCACCCGGCTGACCCACACCGGTTCGCCGATCGGCAGCCCCGCCTACATGGCACCGGAGCAGGCCATGGGTGGCGCCGTCGGACCGCGCACCGACCTGTACGCGCTCGGCGTGCTGCTGCACGAACTGCTCAGCGGCCACGTGCCGTTCGAGGGGTCGACCGCGCTCGGGGTGCTGCACCGCCACCTGTACGAGGCGCCGCTGCCGCTGCGGCAGGTCAGGCCCGAAGTGCCGGAGCGGCTGGAGTCCCTGGTGCTGCGGCTGCTCGCCAAGGACCCGCAGGCCCGGCCGTCCGGGGCGCAGGAGGTGTTCCGTGAGCTGGCCGCGCTGCTGCCTGCCGCGGGCACCGGACAGCCGCGGCTGGGACCGATGGACCCGACCCGGCCGTTCCTGCGCCCGCACGCCCCCTGGCCGGACCGGCCGGCGCCGCCGGCGGCGAATCCCGCCCCGCCGCCGGCCGCCGCACCCAAGGGCGCCGACCTGGCCGCCGCCGTCGACGAGGTGAAACGGCTGCTGGACGCGGGCCGGATCACCCAGGCGGTGGACATGCTGGGCGGCATCATCCCGGCGGCGGCCCGGCAGCACGGCGAGGGGTCACCGGTGCTGCGGGCGCTGCGCAAGCAGTATGCGGCGACGTTGATGGAGGACGGCCAGTACCGCAGGGCGCTGCCGGAACTGCGGCGGCTGTCGGAGGAGTTCGCCGCGCAGTACGGAGGAGCGGACCGCCAGGCGCTGCAGTTCCGCTACGAGGCGGCGCAGTGCCTGGAGCAACTGGGGGACACCAACGCGGCCCTGGGCGAGTACCGGATCCTGCTGCCGTACTTCGAGCGGTACGCCGGCACCGGTCCGGCCGTGCCGCTGGACATCAGACGCCGGATCGGCCACCTCCTGCTCTCCGCCGGTGACCGGGCCGGCGCCCGGGAGGTCCTCACCCGTCTCCTCTATGACGCGGAGCGGGTGCACGGCCCGCACCACCCGTTCCCCACCGAGATCCGCCGCACGCTCTCCTGGCTGGGCCGGGTCCAGGGTTAG
- a CDS encoding N-6 DNA methylase translates to MTEQVSEVTAAGIARLAGVGRAAVSNWRRRHGDFPKPVGGTETSPTFELTAVERWLHDQGKLAVVPLHERVWQQADNHPGGTPYALRVAGSLLMLIRERPLVSRTYVDSSDAELAARLPADMAAALTARLGAQHPVRVPDSLDGDVPLLRSTAKLALETGPGQAYEFLIGRYLDANPRQFTLTPQGPAELMAALAGDKPGSVFDPACGTGALLRAAPTGVAIHAQEADPELAALTALRLALATDPAVRIRVRAGDSLRADAFPGLTADAVLCHPPFNDRNWGHDELGYDPRWEYGFPARTESELAWLQHALSHTREGGTVVMLMPPAAASRRSGRRIRADLLRRGALRAVIALPVGAAPPYGIPLHLWVLRRPAADQRPAADLLLIDTGAIPVQGTEKVPWHTVRTTVLDAWRSFDRHGAAHARPGVSRALPIIELLDDEVDLAPARHLPPPATEGGAAALAAVRDRLAASLRRTAELAPASGAAGEPARWPTTTVGELARAGALLLRSGGAGTAPADGSGPARPVLTEYDVIGGSGPTGTLPAAPPDTSAEEPVLTEPGDVVVPVLGGGTVARVVDEATAGAALGRNVHLLRPDTAALDPWFLTGFLRSTANNRQASSYASTSTRLDVRRLQIPRLPLADQRRYGERFRALAGFEEALRQASQLGEQLVQGLHDGLTDGTVRPE, encoded by the coding sequence ATGACAGAGCAGGTGAGCGAGGTGACGGCGGCCGGAATCGCCCGGCTGGCCGGGGTCGGGCGCGCGGCGGTGAGCAACTGGCGGCGCAGACACGGCGACTTCCCCAAACCCGTGGGCGGCACCGAGACCAGCCCCACCTTCGAACTGACCGCGGTCGAACGCTGGCTGCACGACCAGGGCAAGCTCGCGGTGGTGCCGCTGCACGAGCGGGTCTGGCAGCAGGCCGACAACCACCCGGGCGGCACGCCGTACGCCCTGCGGGTCGCGGGATCGCTGCTGATGCTCATCCGCGAGCGGCCACTGGTCTCGCGCACCTACGTCGACAGCTCCGACGCGGAACTGGCCGCACGGCTGCCCGCCGACATGGCGGCCGCCCTGACCGCGCGGCTCGGCGCTCAGCATCCCGTGCGGGTGCCCGACAGCCTCGACGGCGACGTACCGCTGCTGCGCTCCACCGCCAAGCTGGCCCTGGAGACCGGTCCCGGCCAGGCGTACGAGTTCCTGATCGGCCGTTATCTGGACGCGAACCCACGGCAGTTCACCCTCACCCCGCAGGGTCCGGCCGAACTCATGGCGGCGCTCGCGGGAGACAAGCCCGGCAGCGTCTTCGACCCGGCCTGTGGCACCGGCGCCCTGCTGCGCGCCGCGCCGACCGGCGTCGCGATCCACGCCCAGGAGGCCGACCCGGAGCTGGCCGCGCTCACCGCACTGCGGCTCGCCCTCGCCACCGACCCCGCCGTGCGCATCCGGGTGCGCGCCGGCGACAGCCTGCGCGCCGACGCCTTCCCCGGTCTGACCGCCGACGCCGTGCTCTGCCACCCGCCGTTCAACGACCGCAACTGGGGCCACGACGAACTCGGTTACGACCCCCGCTGGGAGTACGGCTTCCCGGCCCGCACCGAATCCGAGCTCGCCTGGCTGCAGCACGCCCTCTCCCACACGCGCGAGGGCGGCACCGTGGTGATGCTCATGCCGCCGGCCGCCGCGTCCCGCCGGTCCGGCCGCCGCATCCGGGCCGACCTGCTGCGCCGCGGAGCACTGCGGGCGGTGATCGCGCTGCCGGTGGGAGCCGCACCGCCCTACGGCATCCCCCTGCACCTGTGGGTCCTGCGCAGACCGGCGGCCGACCAGCGGCCGGCCGCGGACCTGCTGCTGATCGACACCGGTGCCATTCCGGTGCAGGGCACCGAGAAGGTGCCCTGGCACACCGTCAGGACCACCGTGCTCGACGCGTGGCGCTCCTTCGACCGGCATGGGGCGGCGCACGCGCGCCCCGGCGTCAGCCGCGCCCTGCCCATCATCGAACTCCTCGACGACGAGGTCGATCTGGCCCCCGCCCGCCACCTTCCGCCGCCGGCCACCGAAGGAGGAGCTGCCGCACTCGCCGCCGTCCGGGACCGCCTGGCCGCGAGCCTGCGCCGCACCGCCGAACTCGCCCCCGCCTCCGGCGCCGCCGGTGAACCCGCCCGCTGGCCGACCACCACCGTCGGCGAACTCGCCCGCGCCGGAGCGCTGCTGCTGCGGTCCGGCGGCGCCGGCACCGCGCCCGCCGACGGCAGCGGACCGGCCCGGCCGGTGCTCACCGAGTACGACGTGATCGGCGGCAGCGGACCCACCGGCACACTCCCGGCCGCCCCGCCCGACACCTCCGCCGAGGAGCCGGTGCTCACCGAACCGGGCGACGTGGTGGTGCCGGTGCTCGGCGGCGGCACGGTCGCCCGGGTGGTGGACGAGGCCACCGCGGGAGCCGCGCTCGGCCGCAACGTCCATCTGCTGCGCCCGGACACTGCGGCCCTCGACCCGTGGTTCCTTACCGGGTTCCTGCGCAGCACCGCCAACAACCGCCAGGCGAGCAGCTACGCGTCCACCTCCACCCGGCTCGACGTACGGCGGCTCCAGATACCGCGGCTCCCGCTGGCCGACCAACGGCGCTACGGCGAACGCTTCCGCGCCCTCGCCGGATTCGAGGAAGCGCTGCGCCAGGCGTCCCAGCTGGGCGAGCAGTTGGTCCAGGGACTGCACGACGGACTGACCGACGGCACGGTGCGGCCCGAGTAG
- a CDS encoding DUF2079 domain-containing protein — MDRAEAVIPAQDIKDAQDTKAVAAGGPADSGAHAAGAGRGVRRWAQWPRLDPYLLTAVFFVAYLLLSVTRYDRMLTMSWDLGIFEQAIKSYAQLHAPVADLKGPGFNILGDHFSPITALIAPFYRVFPTPVTLLVAQALLFAVSVIPVTRGAAYLLGRGRGLAIGVAYGLSWGVQKAVEFDFHEIAFAMPLIAFSLEAVLRKRWAAAMWWAVPLIFVKEDMGVTAAAIGVIVWWRTRQEPEPEPPAGTDDDGRDSHDSHDEVAGTGAGPKQRLSDALRYGPWGIGLAGFGVAASALAFGVIIPAFNTAGGYDYWNKLNGQGAPMPGHIPFATAIHTLLWILLPTSGLLALRSPLILAALPTIGWRFISHDDHYWGTDWHYSAVLMPVIALALVDAADRSRSSSRPWLRSYASGAPAAVAGAALALTLTLPLATLGQGDTYTVDAHTKAVKRLLDEIPDGATVEANVGPISRLVHRTTVYWIGDTPGVTPDYIAIDNSSGWVPDPLVYAKELHPAATYQIVVNSEGYVILHRT, encoded by the coding sequence ATGGACAGGGCCGAGGCCGTCATTCCGGCACAGGACATCAAGGACGCCCAGGACACCAAGGCCGTCGCGGCCGGTGGCCCGGCGGACTCGGGTGCCCATGCGGCCGGCGCCGGCCGGGGTGTCCGGCGGTGGGCACAGTGGCCGCGGCTCGACCCGTATCTGCTGACCGCCGTGTTCTTCGTGGCGTACCTGCTGCTGTCGGTGACGCGCTACGACCGGATGCTCACCATGTCCTGGGACCTGGGCATCTTCGAGCAGGCGATCAAGTCCTACGCGCAGCTGCACGCGCCGGTCGCGGATCTGAAGGGCCCCGGCTTCAACATCCTGGGCGACCACTTCAGCCCGATCACCGCGCTGATCGCGCCGTTCTACCGGGTGTTCCCGACGCCGGTGACGCTGCTGGTGGCGCAGGCACTGCTCTTCGCGGTCTCGGTGATCCCGGTCACCCGCGGCGCCGCGTATCTGCTCGGCCGCGGGCGGGGGCTGGCGATCGGGGTCGCCTACGGACTGTCGTGGGGTGTGCAGAAGGCGGTCGAGTTCGACTTCCACGAGATCGCCTTCGCGATGCCGCTGATCGCCTTCTCGCTGGAGGCGGTGCTGCGCAAGCGGTGGGCGGCGGCGATGTGGTGGGCGGTGCCGTTGATCTTCGTCAAGGAGGACATGGGCGTCACGGCCGCCGCGATCGGGGTCATCGTCTGGTGGCGCACCCGCCAGGAGCCGGAGCCGGAACCGCCTGCCGGGACGGACGACGACGGCCGCGACAGCCACGACAGCCACGACGAGGTCGCGGGGACGGGCGCGGGGCCGAAGCAGCGGCTCTCCGACGCACTGCGGTACGGGCCGTGGGGGATCGGGCTGGCCGGTTTCGGGGTGGCGGCGTCGGCGCTGGCGTTCGGGGTGATCATCCCGGCGTTCAACACCGCGGGCGGCTACGACTACTGGAACAAGCTGAACGGCCAGGGCGCACCGATGCCCGGGCACATCCCGTTCGCCACCGCGATCCACACGCTGCTGTGGATCCTGCTGCCCACCAGCGGGCTGCTGGCGCTGCGCTCGCCGCTGATCCTGGCCGCGCTGCCGACCATCGGCTGGCGGTTCATCTCGCACGACGACCACTACTGGGGCACCGACTGGCACTACAGCGCCGTGCTGATGCCGGTGATCGCGCTGGCGCTGGTCGACGCGGCCGACCGGTCACGGAGCAGCAGCCGGCCGTGGCTGCGTTCCTACGCCTCGGGGGCGCCGGCCGCGGTGGCCGGGGCAGCGCTGGCGCTGACTCTCACGCTGCCGCTCGCCACGCTCGGCCAGGGAGACACCTACACGGTGGACGCGCACACCAAGGCCGTCAAGCGGCTGCTGGACGAGATCCCGGACGGAGCGACGGTCGAGGCGAACGTCGGACCGATAAGCCGGCTGGTGCACCGGACCACCGTGTACTGGATCGGGGACACGCCGGGCGTGACGCCCGACTACATCGCGATCGACAACTCGAGCGGCTGGGTGCCCGATCCGCTGGTGTACGCCAAGGAGCTGCACCCGGCGGCGACGTACCAGATCGTGGTGAACTCCGAGGGGTATGTGATCCTGCACCGCACCTGA